One genomic region from Streptomyces sp. NBC_00582 encodes:
- a CDS encoding ABC transporter ATP-binding protein — translation MATTREKETGVGATALEDIATATDLVKTYRQGETEIRALDRVSVGFARARFTAIAGPSGSGKSTLMHCLAGLDSATSGRVVLDGTDLTGLSDRALTRVRRDKVGFVFQSFHLLPQLTALENIALPVSLAGRRPDRELLDHLVGVLGIGDRLSHRPAELSGGQQQRVALARALVARPAVLFADEPTGNLDTRSGTEVLDLLRRSVRDLGQTVVMVTHDPRAAAHADRVLVLADGRLTDDTASPLKKATR, via the coding sequence ATGGCCACGACGCGGGAAAAGGAAACGGGCGTCGGCGCGACCGCCCTCGAAGACATCGCCACCGCCACGGATCTGGTGAAGACGTATCGGCAGGGCGAGACGGAGATCAGGGCACTGGACCGGGTGTCCGTCGGTTTCGCCCGGGCCCGGTTCACTGCGATCGCGGGCCCGTCCGGCTCGGGCAAGTCGACGCTGATGCACTGTCTGGCCGGGCTCGACTCGGCGACCTCGGGCCGGGTGGTGCTGGACGGCACCGACCTGACCGGGCTGTCCGACCGCGCGCTGACCCGGGTGCGGCGGGACAAGGTCGGCTTCGTCTTCCAGTCGTTCCATCTTCTGCCCCAGCTCACCGCGCTGGAGAACATCGCGCTGCCCGTCAGCCTGGCGGGCCGGCGCCCGGACCGGGAGCTCCTCGACCATCTCGTCGGGGTGCTCGGCATCGGCGACCGGCTGTCCCACCGGCCGGCCGAGCTCTCCGGAGGACAGCAGCAGCGGGTGGCGCTGGCACGGGCCCTGGTGGCCCGGCCCGCCGTCCTCTTCGCCGACGAGCCCACCGGCAACCTGGACACGCGGTCGGGCACGGAGGTCCTCGACCTGCTGCGCCGTTCGGTGCGCGACCTCGGCCAGACCGTCGTCATGGTGACGCACGACCCGCGGGCCGCCGCCCACGCGGACCGGGTCCTCGTCCTCGCCGACGGACGCCTCACCGACGACACCGCGTCGCCCCTGAAGAAGGCCACCCGGTGA
- a CDS encoding response regulator, producing the protein MSGAIRVVVVDDQPLIRAGFAMVLAAQDDIEVVGEAENGADALALLARTGADVVIMDIRMPVMDGVEATERLSRLPDGPRVLVLTTFDTDEDAFAALQAGASGFLLKNTPPEEVVAAIRVVAAGESVVAPRVTRQLLDRFAGRLAPSPRHDVRLDLLTAREREVLRLVAEGLSNGEIAGRLFIAEATVKTHLGKILTKLGLRDRVQAVIFAYDAGLVSPAG; encoded by the coding sequence ATGAGCGGGGCGATACGGGTGGTCGTCGTGGACGACCAGCCGCTGATCCGGGCGGGGTTCGCGATGGTGCTGGCCGCGCAGGACGACATCGAGGTCGTCGGCGAGGCGGAGAACGGCGCGGACGCCCTCGCGCTGCTCGCCCGCACCGGGGCCGACGTCGTCATCATGGACATCCGGATGCCGGTCATGGACGGCGTCGAGGCCACCGAGCGGCTGAGCCGGCTGCCCGACGGGCCGCGGGTGCTGGTGCTCACCACCTTCGACACCGACGAGGACGCCTTCGCGGCGCTGCAGGCCGGGGCGAGCGGCTTTCTGCTGAAGAACACCCCGCCCGAGGAGGTCGTGGCGGCGATCCGGGTCGTGGCGGCCGGTGAGTCGGTGGTGGCGCCGCGCGTCACCCGTCAGCTCCTGGACCGGTTCGCGGGCCGGCTCGCGCCCTCGCCCCGGCACGACGTGCGGCTGGACCTGCTGACCGCGCGGGAACGCGAGGTGCTCCGACTGGTCGCCGAGGGGCTGTCGAACGGCGAGATCGCCGGCCGGCTGTTCATCGCGGAGGCGACCGTGAAGACCCATCTCGGCAAGATCCTCACCAAGCTGGGTCTGCGGGACCGGGTGCAGGCCGTCATCTTCGCCTACGACGCCGGCCTCGTGAGCCCGGCGGGCTGA
- a CDS encoding sensor histidine kinase translates to MVRGVQAQPWVQPAYDVGLAALVVYATSSSDDGLHQVVGGAMALALLWRRRRPTAVMGVVTGLALLQFLLGAGPMPYDGALLIAMVSVVTHARSMRHVYAAGAVVLVGVVVTFGGLLPFGEQDSEALGDVVAIAGVCAALWLTALVLRTRRLYVASLEARAATAEREREHLVRLAAAEERAEIARELHDVVAHSLAVMILQADGAGYALRSDPDKAGTALRAIADTGRDALEDMHRIVRVLRAGRADSGQGGAAADADAGRRRVSLDDLETVAERARAAGLSVELDVEGDRGGLSTADELTVLRVVQESLTNVLRHAGPGAAVAISLRFGADAVRIGVVDDGGGRPAGARAAVDRGGGTSGSGGNGLVGMRERVEVSGGAFAAGPRLGTGWEVEAELPLTGRDKVPGDETVGRAR, encoded by the coding sequence ATGGTGCGCGGCGTGCAGGCTCAGCCGTGGGTACAGCCGGCGTACGACGTCGGGCTCGCGGCGCTGGTGGTCTATGCGACCTCCTCCTCCGACGACGGTCTCCACCAGGTCGTCGGAGGGGCGATGGCGCTCGCGCTGCTCTGGCGCCGACGCCGGCCGACGGCGGTGATGGGGGTCGTCACGGGCCTCGCGCTGCTCCAGTTCCTGCTGGGGGCCGGGCCGATGCCGTACGACGGGGCGCTGCTCATCGCGATGGTGTCCGTGGTCACGCACGCCCGCTCGATGCGGCACGTGTACGCGGCGGGCGCGGTCGTCCTCGTGGGGGTGGTCGTGACGTTCGGCGGGCTGCTGCCGTTCGGCGAGCAGGACAGCGAGGCCCTCGGTGACGTCGTCGCGATCGCCGGTGTCTGCGCGGCCCTGTGGCTGACCGCCCTGGTGCTGCGGACCCGGCGGCTGTACGTGGCGAGCCTCGAGGCGCGGGCCGCCACCGCCGAGCGGGAGCGGGAGCATCTGGTGCGGCTCGCGGCGGCGGAGGAACGCGCGGAGATCGCCCGGGAGCTGCACGACGTGGTGGCGCACAGTCTGGCGGTGATGATCCTTCAGGCCGACGGCGCCGGATACGCCCTCAGATCCGATCCCGACAAGGCCGGTACGGCGCTCAGGGCGATCGCCGACACGGGGCGGGACGCGCTGGAGGACATGCATCGGATCGTGCGGGTGCTGCGCGCCGGCCGTGCGGACTCCGGTCAGGGCGGTGCGGCCGCGGACGCGGACGCCGGCCGGCGGCGTGTCTCGCTGGACGATCTGGAGACGGTCGCCGAACGGGCCCGCGCGGCGGGACTGAGCGTCGAGCTGGACGTCGAGGGCGACCGGGGCGGGTTGTCCACGGCGGACGAGCTGACCGTGCTGCGGGTCGTCCAGGAGAGCCTGACCAATGTGCTGCGGCACGCCGGGCCGGGGGCCGCGGTGGCGATCTCGCTGCGGTTCGGCGCGGACGCCGTACGGATCGGTGTGGTCGACGACGGGGGCGGCCGGCCGGCGGGAGCACGGGCCGCCGTGGACCGGGGCGGCGGCACGAGCGGCAGCGGTGGCAACGGGCTCGTGGGCATGCGCGAGCGGGTGGAGGTGTCCGGCGGCGCCTTCGCCGCCGGGCCCCGCCTCGGCACGGGCTGGGAGGTCGAAGCGGAACTGCCCCTGACGGGGCGCGACAAGGTGCCAGGCGACGAAACGGTGGGACGAGCGCGATGA
- a CDS encoding MarR family winged helix-turn-helix transcriptional regulator yields the protein MDEQAEEISSPEEAANNALVLAFGRLQGAANRLEYILGRSLEQECGITHLMFEVLLILGRAGGPGLSMRAVAQEQVLTTGGATRLVDRMEAAGLVERAEDPGDRRGRLVRLTPLGEETAVRASRLHVENIRRYFLAPLPPEHRERFAEDLRLLSHSARDELPRLP from the coding sequence GTGGACGAGCAGGCGGAGGAGATCTCCTCGCCGGAGGAGGCCGCGAACAACGCGCTGGTGCTGGCCTTCGGGCGGCTGCAGGGCGCGGCGAACCGGCTGGAGTACATCCTGGGGCGCTCGCTGGAACAGGAGTGCGGCATCACCCATCTGATGTTCGAGGTGCTGCTGATCCTCGGGCGCGCCGGCGGGCCGGGTCTGTCGATGCGGGCCGTGGCGCAGGAGCAGGTGCTCACCACGGGGGGCGCCACCCGCCTGGTGGACCGGATGGAGGCGGCCGGGCTGGTCGAGCGCGCCGAGGACCCCGGCGACCGGCGCGGACGCCTGGTGCGGCTGACCCCCCTCGGCGAGGAGACCGCCGTACGCGCGTCCCGGCTGCACGTGGAGAACATCCGCCGCTACTTCCTCGCCCCCCTGCCCCCCGAGCACCGGGAACGGTTCGCCGAGGACCTGCGCCTGCTGAGCCACTCCGCCCGCGACGAACTGCCCCGACTGCCCTGA
- a CDS encoding DsbA family protein, giving the protein MKLVYAFDAYCGWSHGFSATLREVVSRHPELPVEVVSGGLFTGARRVPIRSFGYVAGANARIAELTGAEFGEPYERLIADGSFVMDSEAAARGLAALRAAAPDRAADLAVALQRAFYVDGLSLSEAATHRKVAEEAGLDGDAVAAAFEGPEARAAAEADFRRTASLGVEGFPTLLAVDGEDRVTALARGRADADDIDRRLAGLRTTCALTP; this is encoded by the coding sequence GTGAAGCTCGTCTACGCCTTCGACGCCTACTGCGGCTGGTCGCACGGCTTTTCCGCCACGCTGCGCGAGGTCGTCTCCCGGCACCCCGAACTGCCGGTCGAGGTCGTCTCCGGCGGCCTCTTCACCGGCGCGCGCCGCGTCCCGATCCGCAGCTTCGGATACGTCGCCGGCGCCAACGCCCGGATCGCCGAGCTGACCGGCGCCGAGTTCGGCGAGCCGTACGAGCGGCTGATCGCCGACGGTTCGTTCGTCATGGACTCCGAGGCCGCCGCGCGCGGGCTCGCGGCCCTGCGCGCCGCCGCCCCCGACCGGGCCGCGGACCTCGCCGTCGCCCTGCAGCGCGCCTTCTACGTGGACGGCCTCAGCCTCTCCGAGGCCGCGACCCACCGGAAGGTCGCCGAGGAGGCCGGACTGGACGGCGACGCCGTGGCCGCCGCCTTCGAGGGGCCCGAGGCGCGGGCGGCGGCGGAAGCCGACTTCCGGCGGACCGCCTCGCTGGGCGTCGAGGGCTTCCCCACCCTCCTCGCCGTCGACGGCGAGGACCGCGTCACTGCTCTGGCCCGCGGCCGTGCCGACGCCGACGACATCGACCGGCGCCTGGCCGGCCTGCGCACGACCTGCGCCTTGACCCCCTGA
- a CDS encoding superoxide dismutase, translating into MAVYTLPELPYDYAALAPVISPEIIELHHDKHHAAYVKGANDTLEQLAEARDKESWGSVNGLEKNLAFHLSGHILHSIYWHNMTGEGGGEPLEKDGVGELADAIAESFGSFAGFKTQLTKAAATTQGSGWGVLAYEPLSGHLIVEQVYDHQGNVGQGSTPILVFDAWEHAFYLQYRNQKVDFIDAMWAVVNWQDVAKRYAAAKERGDSLLLAP; encoded by the coding sequence ATGGCGGTGTACACGCTCCCGGAGCTTCCGTACGACTACGCGGCGCTCGCCCCGGTCATCAGCCCCGAGATCATCGAGCTGCACCACGACAAGCACCACGCGGCCTATGTGAAGGGCGCCAACGACACCCTGGAGCAGCTCGCGGAGGCACGCGACAAGGAGTCGTGGGGCTCGGTCAACGGCCTGGAGAAGAACCTCGCCTTTCACCTCTCCGGGCACATCCTGCACAGCATCTACTGGCACAACATGACCGGCGAGGGCGGCGGCGAGCCGCTGGAGAAGGACGGCGTGGGCGAGCTCGCGGACGCGATCGCCGAGTCCTTCGGGTCCTTCGCGGGCTTCAAGACGCAGCTCACCAAGGCCGCCGCGACCACCCAGGGCTCCGGCTGGGGTGTCCTCGCCTACGAGCCGCTCTCCGGTCATCTGATCGTCGAGCAGGTCTACGACCACCAGGGCAACGTCGGCCAGGGCTCCACCCCGATCCTCGTCTTCGACGCCTGGGAGCACGCCTTCTACCTGCAGTACAGGAACCAGAAGGTCGACTTCATCGACGCGATGTGGGCCGTCGTCAACTGGCAGGACGTGGCGAAGCGGTACGCCGCCGCCAAGGAGCGCGGCGACAGCCTCCTGCTCGCGCCGTGA
- a CDS encoding MerR family transcriptional regulator, translated as MAADTPLNGRLDDDDYPAYTMGRAAEMLGTTPAFLRAIGEARLITPLRSEGGHRRYSRYQLRIAARARELVDRGTPIEAACRIVILEDQLEEAERINAEYRRAANEAADRPRHDSS; from the coding sequence ATGGCAGCAGATACTCCACTCAACGGCCGTCTGGACGACGACGACTACCCCGCATACACCATGGGCCGGGCCGCCGAAATGCTCGGCACCACCCCGGCCTTCCTCCGAGCCATCGGTGAGGCTCGCCTGATCACTCCGCTGCGCTCGGAGGGCGGACATCGCCGCTACTCCCGCTACCAGCTTCGGATCGCCGCCCGTGCCCGCGAGCTCGTCGACAGGGGAACCCCGATCGAGGCCGCTTGCCGCATCGTCATCCTCGAGGACCAGCTCGAGGAGGCTGAGCGCATCAACGCCGAGTACCGCCGTGCCGCGAACGAAGCGGCCGACCGTCCCCGTCACGATTCGAGTTGA
- a CDS encoding DUF5994 family protein: protein MTGSDARPVSRHLPSGVHEAVQPGCALLRLETTESREGVLDGAWWPRSRDIGAELPALLSALTGHLGPVTRVGLDTTAWEGLPTRTVVDDRVVHIDSFPLGDDTVLITRGDQDIFSLLVVPPDTAPEAARAAMAQAVRADNVTQANQILIDTASAQVPPE from the coding sequence ATGACCGGCTCCGATGCACGGCCTGTTTCGCGGCATCTGCCCAGCGGCGTTCACGAGGCCGTGCAGCCGGGGTGTGCGCTGCTCCGGCTGGAGACCACGGAGTCGCGCGAAGGCGTCCTGGACGGTGCGTGGTGGCCGCGGTCGCGGGACATCGGTGCCGAGCTGCCCGCACTGCTGAGCGCCCTCACCGGTCATCTCGGCCCCGTCACGCGCGTCGGGCTGGACACCACGGCCTGGGAAGGGCTCCCGACGCGGACCGTCGTCGACGACCGGGTGGTACACATCGACTCCTTTCCGCTGGGCGACGACACCGTGCTGATCACCCGAGGTGACCAGGACATCTTCTCGTTGCTGGTGGTTCCGCCGGACACAGCACCCGAGGCCGCCCGCGCCGCGATGGCTCAGGCCGTCCGGGCCGACAACGTCACCCAGGCGAATCAGATACTCATCGACACCGCGAGCGCGCAGGTGCCGCCGGAGTGA
- a CDS encoding PP2C family protein-serine/threonine phosphatase — translation MTAGQRADRSESFGEALLGEVLDRAHELPPHLIGPLVADVVERLGGRRPQVLLQDYGQLLLVPLPGDGLTDGEPQVIDHSEAGRCFLDARPVELPEDDGVRILLPLLDGGDQVGVMAVTLDSIDGDDRRIFRRVAGLVADLLVTKHGYSDLFFGVRRGEPMSIAADIQWALLPPLAMIMPRVAVAGILEPAYHVAGDSFDYALNGDVLHVAMIDAMGHGLDAATMATVAIGAYRHARRAGIGLPEIYAFMDRAVADQFGPEHFVTAQMLQLDTTTGHLQWVNAGHPSPMLVRDHRVTLRLTGPTTLPVGLGGPEPQTSEMKLEPGDRLLCFTDGLIEEHGAGEEEFGEDQLIDWVNQLERTGRGIRAVARSLSHTLKRARGGHTTDDATLLLVEWRG, via the coding sequence ATGACGGCCGGACAGCGCGCGGACCGCTCCGAGAGCTTCGGGGAAGCTCTGCTGGGAGAGGTCCTCGACCGCGCGCATGAACTGCCGCCCCATCTCATCGGGCCCTTGGTCGCCGACGTGGTGGAGCGGCTAGGGGGCCGCCGACCGCAGGTGCTGCTACAGGACTACGGCCAACTACTGCTCGTACCCCTGCCCGGCGACGGCCTCACGGACGGCGAACCGCAGGTGATCGACCACTCCGAGGCAGGCCGCTGCTTTCTCGACGCTCGCCCCGTCGAGCTGCCCGAGGACGACGGCGTGCGCATCCTCCTGCCGCTGCTGGACGGCGGCGACCAGGTCGGGGTCATGGCGGTGACGCTGGACAGCATCGATGGCGACGACCGCCGCATATTTCGCAGGGTCGCCGGCCTGGTGGCCGACCTCTTGGTGACCAAGCACGGCTACTCCGACCTTTTCTTCGGTGTCCGACGCGGTGAACCGATGAGCATCGCCGCCGATATCCAGTGGGCCCTGCTGCCACCGCTGGCGATGATCATGCCCCGGGTCGCCGTGGCCGGGATCCTGGAACCCGCCTATCACGTGGCGGGTGACAGCTTCGACTACGCCCTCAACGGAGATGTCCTCCACGTGGCCATGATCGACGCGATGGGACACGGACTGGACGCGGCCACGATGGCCACCGTGGCCATCGGCGCCTACCGCCACGCCCGCCGCGCCGGCATCGGACTGCCGGAGATCTACGCCTTCATGGACCGTGCAGTGGCGGATCAGTTCGGCCCTGAGCACTTCGTCACCGCGCAGATGCTGCAGCTGGACACCACGACGGGGCATCTTCAGTGGGTCAATGCCGGGCACCCGTCACCGATGCTCGTCCGTGATCACCGCGTCACACTCCGGCTGACCGGTCCGACGACCCTCCCTGTCGGCCTCGGGGGCCCAGAGCCGCAGACGAGCGAGATGAAGCTGGAGCCGGGGGACCGCCTCCTCTGCTTCACCGACGGACTTATCGAGGAGCACGGTGCCGGGGAGGAGGAGTTCGGCGAGGACCAGCTGATCGACTGGGTGAACCAGTTGGAGAGAACCGGCCGCGGAATCCGGGCGGTGGCACGCTCCCTGTCCCACACGCTCAAGCGTGCGCGGGGCGGACACACCACGGATGACGCGACGCTGCTCCTGGTGGAGTGGCGCGGCTGA
- a CDS encoding DUF5994 family protein: protein MNAITKPTEGTAPGDGHSYRMPLPRLRLTPDVSDGPLDGAWWPRCDALELELPALVGSLAPSIGTVTRVTVETAAWPDAPQEVMAPGHVIDVVLTDLAAEAHAITVDCGTVGRWELLVIPPDEPAGAATRLLAAAAAPGNALSAPRLLALAESGLDGQDTWESEGGSGLR, encoded by the coding sequence ATGAACGCCATCACAAAGCCCACCGAAGGTACGGCGCCAGGTGACGGACACTCCTACCGGATGCCCTTGCCCCGGCTGCGCCTCACGCCGGACGTCAGCGATGGCCCGCTGGACGGCGCATGGTGGCCGCGCTGCGACGCACTGGAACTGGAGCTGCCCGCGCTGGTCGGCTCCCTGGCTCCGAGCATCGGCACGGTCACCCGCGTGACCGTGGAGACCGCCGCCTGGCCCGATGCCCCGCAGGAGGTGATGGCGCCCGGCCATGTGATCGACGTGGTCCTGACCGACCTCGCCGCCGAGGCGCATGCCATCACTGTGGACTGCGGCACCGTGGGACGCTGGGAGCTGCTGGTGATCCCCCCGGACGAGCCGGCCGGAGCGGCCACCCGGCTGCTGGCCGCTGCCGCCGCCCCCGGGAACGCGCTGTCGGCTCCGCGCCTACTGGCACTCGCCGAGAGCGGCCTCGACGGACAAGACACATGGGAGTCAGAAGGAGGGTCCGGACTCAGGTGA